A region of Elusimicrobiota bacterium DNA encodes the following proteins:
- the dprA gene encoding DNA-protecting protein DprA, which yields MSFPTNEPDARLLFNLHEPLGPVRFGRLLSHFGSAVSALSSGPGPWAEVEGFGDRAVDFFRALEKALPALENEKKEAARLGARILCGLDDEYPEGFRRLRDAPPVLYVWGKLKPVDGLGIALVGSRRPSPYGVAAAERLARELAKAGVTVVSGLARGIDGAAHAAALAAGGRTVGVLGSGFSRFYPVEHRKLAEKMAEKAAVVTEFPLAAEPDSGHFPRRNRLIAALSLGVVVVEALERSGALITAGLAAEQGRDVFAVPGSIFSPVSRGPTVF from the coding sequence ATGTCGTTTCCAACGAACGAGCCGGACGCGCGTCTTCTTTTCAATCTGCACGAACCCCTGGGCCCGGTCCGGTTTGGCCGCCTTCTGAGCCATTTCGGGTCCGCCGTCTCAGCGCTGAGTTCCGGTCCGGGGCCCTGGGCCGAGGTCGAAGGGTTTGGCGACCGGGCCGTTGATTTTTTTCGCGCGCTGGAAAAAGCGCTTCCAGCCCTTGAGAATGAAAAAAAAGAAGCGGCCCGATTGGGCGCCCGGATTCTGTGTGGGTTGGATGACGAATATCCTGAGGGGTTTCGGCGTCTTCGGGACGCTCCCCCGGTTTTATACGTGTGGGGGAAACTGAAACCCGTGGATGGATTGGGCATCGCCCTCGTGGGCTCGCGGCGGCCGTCCCCTTACGGCGTGGCGGCGGCGGAGCGGTTGGCCCGGGAGTTGGCGAAGGCCGGGGTCACGGTGGTGAGCGGTTTAGCGCGCGGCATCGACGGCGCGGCCCACGCGGCGGCTCTGGCGGCCGGTGGACGGACCGTGGGTGTTTTGGGGAGCGGTTTCTCCCGTTTTTATCCGGTCGAACACCGGAAACTGGCCGAGAAAATGGCGGAGAAGGCGGCCGTGGTGACGGAGTTTCCTCTCGCCGCCGAACCCGATTCCGGCCATTTTCCCCGGCGCAACCGGCTCATCGCCGCGCTGTCCTTGGGGGTGGTCGTGGTGGAGGCTTTGGAGAGGAGCGGGGCGCTGATCACGGCGGGCCTCGCCGCCGAACAAGGCCGGGACGTTTTCGCCGTGCCGGGTTCCATTTTTTCCCCTGTCAGCCGGGGCCCCACCGTCTTTTGA
- a CDS encoding LysM peptidoglycan-binding domain-containing protein → MKFASVLALLVALTPLSRAAEFNQEDATLPSAEAPSAENVKASEPSTGGPVEASVPTTNVTLAAPETVPEATVTPVAQETPSEPPAVVAPSGASHRVVKGDTLWDLAGSYLKNPYLWPKIVEANKGRIENPDLIFPDQDFIIPSVEAAENLAVAPVPETPAETPQEAPTASPEVAAEAVAPVPEPEAEVKAPAQAEDMDAAPAPAKKTVESVEDVAETPPEPGINETSDEREAKRKNKQAVPGAGFMGGMADSFVADENWEYDGYVLRDRDQRMMISQGDVVFLNIGAASGVKPKMSAHVYRVGKRVQDPFLKKKTGRMVKRVGTVIVTGQITEEGCTAVVTNSLEPIRVGDIVKFASR, encoded by the coding sequence ATGAAATTCGCATCTGTGCTTGCCCTGTTGGTGGCTCTCACTCCGCTTTCGCGGGCCGCGGAATTTAATCAGGAAGACGCGACTCTGCCCTCAGCAGAGGCTCCATCCGCGGAAAACGTCAAAGCTTCCGAGCCGTCCACAGGTGGACCTGTGGAAGCTTCGGTGCCGACCACCAACGTGACCCTGGCGGCCCCGGAGACCGTTCCGGAGGCGACCGTGACTCCCGTCGCGCAAGAAACCCCGTCCGAGCCGCCCGCTGTCGTGGCGCCGAGCGGGGCTTCCCACCGGGTGGTGAAGGGAGACACGCTGTGGGATTTGGCGGGCTCTTACCTCAAGAATCCGTACCTTTGGCCGAAAATTGTTGAGGCCAACAAGGGACGGATTGAGAATCCCGATCTTATTTTCCCGGACCAAGATTTCATCATCCCGTCGGTCGAAGCGGCCGAAAACCTGGCGGTGGCGCCGGTTCCCGAAACCCCGGCGGAAACTCCCCAGGAAGCTCCGACCGCCTCTCCGGAGGTCGCCGCGGAAGCCGTGGCCCCCGTCCCCGAACCGGAGGCGGAGGTGAAAGCCCCGGCCCAGGCGGAGGACATGGACGCGGCACCAGCCCCTGCCAAAAAGACAGTGGAGTCCGTGGAGGACGTGGCGGAGACCCCGCCGGAGCCCGGGATCAATGAAACGAGCGACGAACGGGAAGCCAAACGGAAAAACAAACAGGCGGTTCCCGGAGCCGGGTTCATGGGCGGAATGGCGGATTCTTTTGTCGCCGACGAGAACTGGGAATATGACGGGTACGTCCTTCGGGACCGAGATCAACGGATGATGATTTCCCAGGGAGATGTGGTGTTCTTAAACATCGGCGCGGCGTCGGGAGTTAAACCGAAAATGTCGGCCCATGTCTACCGCGTGGGAAAACGGGTTCAGGACCCCTTCTTAAAGAAGAAGACCGGGCGGATGGTCAAGCGCGTAGGGACCGTTATCGTGACCGGGCAGATTACCGAGGAGGGCTGTACGGCCGTGGTGACCAACAGCCTGGAGCCGATCCGCGTGGGAGATATTGTCAAATTCGCGTCGCGCTGA
- the topA gene encoding type I DNA topoisomerase, with amino-acid sequence MSKSLLIVESPTKERTIAPMLGKEFVVRSSYGHIRDLPKKGLGVDVDKNFAPSYVVLPKAKKILTELVRLVAKADHVYLATDYDREGEAIAWHLSKALKLSKAKAERVTFHEITREAIREAVQHHRPIDESLVDAQVARRVLDRLVGYRLSPLLWDKIRPGLSAGRVQSVAVRLICAREEEIEKFKPEEYWTLTALLAKEGATFTAGLFAKGTEKFGKFSFRQKGSVDEVLADLKGAAYTVRSVEPKERKRSPAPPFTTASLQQDASRRLHFSASRIMVVAQQLYEGIEVEPGEGPVGLITYMRTDSVQVAKVAQTEAVSFIKKTYGKDHLPPKPRIYKTKSKGAQEAHEAIRPTQPSRTPESVRKYLEPDQFKLYELIWRRFLASQMADALYDTVTVDIAAQAYLFRATGHTLRFPGYLAVYGEVAEEDAKKDGEESSTALPPLTQGDLLVLKELTPEQHFTEPPPRFNEASLVKTLEEFGIGRPSTYAFIIHTIVDRSYVRLEERRFYPTSLGRVVDRQLVDHFPDIVSVDFTATLEGQLDSIAESKADWVKVLRAFYDPFEAEIEKAKKGMPKIEIKPEPTDEKCPKCEAPMGLRENREGRYLACSRYPDCKSTIPVDREGKKIVPQVTNEVCPNCAKPLVIRTGRGFGRRPSRYLACTGYPECKTTFSIDKEGNKIIRPKPEPTEHKCQKCGRMMWKRVGKRGPFIACSGFPKCRNIKPLPA; translated from the coding sequence ATGTCCAAATCCCTTCTCATCGTTGAGTCTCCCACAAAAGAGCGGACCATCGCGCCCATGCTGGGAAAAGAATTTGTGGTCCGGAGTTCCTACGGCCACATCCGGGACCTGCCCAAAAAGGGGCTGGGGGTCGATGTCGATAAAAATTTCGCTCCCTCCTATGTGGTTCTGCCCAAAGCGAAAAAGATCCTGACGGAGCTTGTTCGATTGGTCGCGAAGGCGGATCATGTCTACCTCGCCACCGACTACGATCGGGAGGGGGAAGCCATCGCCTGGCATTTGAGCAAGGCGTTGAAACTTTCCAAAGCCAAGGCCGAGCGCGTCACTTTCCACGAAATCACCCGGGAGGCCATCCGGGAGGCGGTCCAGCATCACCGCCCTATCGACGAATCCTTGGTCGACGCTCAAGTGGCGCGGCGGGTTTTGGACCGGCTGGTGGGCTACCGGCTGTCGCCGCTTCTGTGGGATAAAATCCGCCCGGGCCTTTCCGCGGGACGGGTGCAGTCCGTGGCCGTGCGATTGATCTGCGCCCGGGAAGAGGAGATCGAAAAGTTTAAACCCGAAGAATATTGGACCCTGACGGCCTTGCTGGCGAAAGAGGGGGCGACCTTCACCGCGGGGCTCTTCGCCAAGGGAACGGAGAAATTCGGCAAGTTCTCATTCCGCCAAAAAGGATCCGTGGACGAGGTGTTGGCCGACCTGAAGGGCGCGGCCTACACGGTGCGGTCCGTGGAGCCCAAAGAACGCAAACGGTCCCCCGCACCGCCGTTCACCACGGCGTCGCTCCAGCAAGACGCCTCGCGGCGGCTTCATTTTTCAGCCTCCCGCATCATGGTGGTGGCCCAGCAGTTGTACGAGGGAATCGAAGTCGAGCCGGGGGAAGGACCGGTGGGTCTCATCACCTACATGCGGACGGATTCCGTCCAGGTGGCTAAAGTGGCCCAGACCGAAGCGGTCTCTTTTATCAAAAAGACTTATGGGAAGGACCACCTCCCCCCCAAACCCCGGATTTACAAAACCAAGAGCAAGGGCGCCCAGGAAGCCCACGAAGCCATTCGCCCGACCCAACCCTCGCGCACCCCTGAATCGGTGAGGAAATATTTGGAGCCGGACCAATTTAAACTTTATGAGCTGATTTGGCGGAGGTTCCTCGCGAGCCAGATGGCCGACGCCCTCTACGATACGGTCACTGTTGATATTGCGGCTCAGGCCTATCTGTTCCGCGCCACGGGGCACACCTTGAGATTCCCCGGTTACCTGGCGGTCTACGGAGAAGTGGCCGAAGAGGACGCCAAGAAAGACGGGGAAGAATCCTCCACGGCGCTTCCGCCTCTGACCCAGGGCGATCTCTTGGTCCTTAAAGAGCTCACGCCCGAACAACATTTCACAGAGCCGCCTCCGCGGTTCAATGAGGCGAGCTTGGTGAAAACGCTGGAAGAGTTCGGCATTGGGCGACCCTCCACCTATGCTTTCATCATCCACACCATCGTGGACCGGAGCTACGTCCGCTTGGAAGAGCGCCGGTTCTATCCGACCAGCTTGGGACGCGTTGTGGACCGCCAGCTGGTGGATCATTTTCCCGACATCGTGAGCGTGGACTTTACCGCCACGCTGGAAGGTCAGCTGGACAGCATCGCCGAATCCAAGGCCGATTGGGTGAAGGTCCTCCGGGCCTTCTATGACCCGTTCGAGGCGGAGATCGAGAAAGCCAAAAAAGGAATGCCGAAGATCGAAATCAAACCCGAGCCCACCGACGAAAAATGCCCCAAGTGCGAGGCCCCCATGGGTCTTCGTGAGAACCGCGAGGGGCGCTATCTGGCCTGTAGCCGGTACCCGGACTGCAAGAGCACCATCCCGGTGGATCGCGAAGGAAAAAAAATCGTTCCGCAGGTGACCAACGAAGTCTGTCCCAATTGCGCGAAACCCTTGGTGATCCGCACGGGACGCGGGTTTGGCCGCCGGCCCTCCCGCTACCTGGCCTGCACGGGATATCCCGAGTGTAAAACGACTTTTTCCATCGACAAAGAAGGAAACAAAATCATTCGGCCCAAGCCCGAACCCACGGAACACAAATGCCAAAAATGCGGCCGCATGATGTGGAAACGGGTGGGCAAACGGGGCCCCTTCATCGCTTGTTCGGGGTTTCCCAAGTGCCGAAACATCAAGCCGTTACCGGCCTAA
- a CDS encoding tetratricopeptide repeat protein, whose product MKRGFLFFCFCVLSFFYGWNQLITHDGLGLYVEQHPETWAGDSILYGLGSFHELINQDRKALRMYERVVKLYPDSPRGDVAQFGVASSCERLKERQRSMKEYELYKEKYPKGRYIVSVSRNIEVLKGF is encoded by the coding sequence ATGAAACGCGGGTTTCTTTTTTTCTGTTTTTGTGTCTTGTCCTTTTTCTATGGGTGGAACCAGCTGATCACCCACGATGGGCTTGGTCTTTACGTTGAACAGCACCCGGAAACCTGGGCGGGGGATAGCATTCTCTACGGGCTTGGAAGTTTCCACGAACTCATCAACCAAGATCGAAAAGCCTTGCGGATGTACGAACGGGTGGTTAAGTTGTATCCCGATTCTCCCCGCGGGGATGTGGCGCAATTCGGCGTGGCCTCCTCCTGCGAGCGCCTGAAGGAACGCCAGCGGTCCATGAAGGAATATGAACTCTATAAAGAGAAATACCCGAAGGGCCGGTATATCGTGTCGGTTTCCAGAAACATTGAAGTGTTGAAGGGTTTTTAG